In Helianthus annuus cultivar XRQ/B chromosome 3, HanXRQr2.0-SUNRISE, whole genome shotgun sequence, a single window of DNA contains:
- the LOC118490475 gene encoding uncharacterized protein LOC118490475, whose amino-acid sequence MGALKDLARSFSRLTQEEVDLFCLEYGIDKQFNPTAPACDASVDKPIPGFIALYCRHFEWSNLRYPFSFFVLNLLEYYRVSFGQVHPKGMARVLHFEVLCRALGYDPSLLLFRRFFRLAKNGDWFTFENTKVDTCLVSSMVTTLGSWKNTFFWVSESIIPFKMVWRHPDAVLNDPEPSESELNDAFLSAIRGCPSRVRPFPEHLLVLLGVSNIWAKVDRDPVLMRNGLVMSALDFIKSDDTSDVVFEDAPTVPGENVVVRTSEQRFEGSGYVSVANAKGFTKSNVPKPSTRRLSRRLLKAAPQSTSTEPVDLSDDIEASEDQAEVEVEKEKELVVRGKKVRGKKGVATPVQESSSRDVEGLNPEGTYVPTWLVKNDDTFKDAAVCEDALSHLAPPSVREAIAEMDDDTMLSRMVLTTCNLAAMLPQGITRFRQRMREYEDFSKKKDKMKSSLASMKKEVAGFAEKEAAWKKEIEDLKKMHAIEMGDLRKSFEANLLKLKADREALSVQQKAFREEKEGLKASVGQVTADNQWLIEHGFQQIVTYLLHSKEFNSALGDVYTKLLNLGKHQGLTAGYKLHESGQPLEKSPMFRPEASDVFKASVEQMERLTYPFIHEVSSCFGKPLSVLQGLKPEGLNEKVCAEVLGSLSKKRSYSGDSDDTLSSLPETSKDAGLETSAVGGEEVVKVKKTKKAKKSKGEGSKPSDN is encoded by the exons atgggtgcccttaaggatttagcgaggTCATTTTCTCGGTTAACACAAGAGGAGGTAGACCTGTTTTGCCTTGAATATGGTATCGATAAACAGTTTAATCCGACCGCCCCTGCTTGCGATGCTTCCGTTGACAAACCGATTCCTGGTTTTATTGCTTTGTATTGTCGGCATTTTGAGTGGTctaatcttcgttaccctttttcgttTTTTGTTCTAAATTTGCTTGAATATTATCGAGTGTCTTTTGGGCAAGTACATCCGAAaggaatggctagggttttgcactttgaagtgCTGTGTCGTGCTTTAGGTTATGATCCTTCATTGTTGCTCTTTCGGAGGTTCTTCCGGTTAGCcaaaaatggtgattggtttacttttgagaacacaaaggttgatacttgtctTGTTTCATCCATGGTTACAACCCTTGGATCATGGAAGAATacgtttttctgggtttctgaatccattattcctttcaaaatggtgtggaggcatccggatgctgttctcaacgATCCGGAGCCTTCCGAGTCTGAATTGAATGATGCCtttctttcagccattcgggggtgcccttcgagggttcgcccttttcccgaacatttgttagtgcttttaggggttagtaatatttgggcaAAAGTTGATCGGGATCCGGTGTTGATGAGAAATGGCCTTG ttatgtctgctttggacttcaTCAAGAGTGACGATACGTCCGATGTGGTTTTTGAAGATGCTCCGACTGTTCCGGGTGAAAATGTTGTTGTGAGGACCTCTGAGCAGAGGTTTGAGGGTTCAGGTTATGTCAGTGTTGCAAATGCGAAGGGTTTTACCAAGTCCAATGTTCCCAAGCCTTCAACTCGTCGGTTATCTCGTCGTTTACTGAAAGCTGCTCCTCAATCTACTTCcactgagccagtggatttgaGTGATGATATCGAGGCTTCTGAGGATCAGGCTGAAGTGgaggttgagaaggagaaggAATTAGTTGTGCGTGGTAAGAAGGTTCGAGGGAAGAAGGGTGTTGCTACCCCTGTTCAAGAATCGTCGAGCAGagacgttgaagggttgaaccCTGAGGGCACTTATGTGCCTACTTGGTTGGTTAAGAATGATGACACTTTtaaggatgctgctgtttgtgaagatgctcttagtcatcttgctcctccttcCGTTCGTGAAGCTattgctgagatggatgatgacactatgttatctcgcatggttttaactacttgcaaccttgcagccatgcttccccaagggattacacgctttcgccaaaggatgcgggagtatgaggatttttctaaaaagaAAGACAAAATGAAATCCTCTCTTGCATCGATGAAGAAGGAAGTGgctgggtttgcagagaaggaggCAGCTTGGAAGAAGGAGATTGAGGATCTGAAGAAGATGCATGCCATTGAGATGGGTGACCTGAGGAAAAGTTTTGAAGCAAATTTGTTGAAATTGAAGGCTGACCGAGAGGCCTTATCTGTCCAGCAGaaggcttttcgtgaagaaaaggaGGGGTTGAAGGCTTCTGTTGGTCAGGTGACTGCGGATAATCAGTGGTTGATCGAGCATGGGTTTCAGCAGATTGTGACTTATCTTTTGCACTCTAAGgaatttaactctgcccttggtgatgtttacacaaaGCTGCTGAACCTGGGGAAGCATCAAGGCCTTACTGCTGGCTATAAACTTCATGAATCTGGGCAACCTTTGGAGAAATCACCCATGTTTCGCCCTGAGGCTTCTGATGTCTTcaaggcttctgttgagcagatggagaggctaacctacccCTTTATTCATGAGGTATCCTCTTGttttggtaagcctttgtctgttttacaggggttgaagcctgaggggttaaatgagaaggtttgtgctgaggttttgggttccTTGTCAAAGAAGAGGTCTTACTCCGGGGACAGTGATGATACCCTTTCGAGTCTGCCTGAAACCTCGAAAGATGCTGGTTTGGAAACCTCTGCAGTTGGTGGTGAAGAAGTTGTGAAGGTGAAGAAGACAAAGAAAGCTAAAAAGTCTAAGGGTGAAGGTTCCAAGCCCTCTGATAACTGa